The proteins below are encoded in one region of Halichoerus grypus chromosome X, mHalGry1.hap1.1, whole genome shotgun sequence:
- the LOC144380532 gene encoding melanoma-associated antigen 10-like — MPLGQRSELGKVEEDPGPAQGLLEAQLAPAATAQSQPDQGSSSSDEEGSSTGEEPEEAQPGHQNVVQGKVVDLVEFLLLKYRTKEPTSQAEMLEIVGEDDQDAFPVILGRASECMRLLFGVDVKEVDPGDHSYILVPVLGLTCDGMLSSEQEVPKTGLLVVLLGFILLDGDHAPEEEVWEALGAMGVYDGQEHVIYGEPRELLTNVWVQEGYVEYRQVPGSDPARYEFLWGPRAHAEISKWQMLEYLLRVNFGQPASSLALSEGAVRDEEEGA, encoded by the exons ATGCCCCTGGGTCAGAGGAGTGAGCTCGGGAAGGTGGAGGAAGACCCCGGCCCGGCCCAGGGCCTGCTGGAGGCACAGCT tgccccgGCAGCCACTGCCCAGAGCCAGCCTGACCAGGGCTCCAGCAGCTCCGATGAGGAGGGGTCGAGCACCGGGGAGGAGCCCGAAGAAGCCCAGCCGGGGCACCAAAACGTAGTCCAGGGGAAGGTGGTCGACCTGGTGGAGTTCCTGCTCCTCAAGTATCGCACCAAGGAGCCGACCAGCCAGGCAGAGATGCTGGAGATCGTCGGCGAGGATGACCAGGATGCCTTCCCCGTGATCTTGGGCCGAGCCTCCGAGTGCATGCGGCTGCTCTTTGGCGTGGATGTGAAGGAAGTGGACCCCGGCGACCACTCCTACATCCTGGTCCCCGTCCTGGGCCTCACCTGTGATGGGATGCTGAGCAGTGAGCAGGAAGTGCCCAAAACCGGCCTCCTGGTGGTGCTCCTGGGGTTTATCCTCCTGGACGGCGACCATGCCCcggaggaggaggtgtgggaagCGCTGGGGGCCATGGGGGTGTATGACGGCCAGGAGCACGTCATCtatggggagcccagggagctcctCACCAACGTCTGGGTGCAGGAAGGGTACGTGGAGTACCGGCAGGTGCCCGGCAGCGACCCTGCCCGCTACGAGTTcctgtggggtcccagggcccaCGCCGAAATCAGCAAGTGGCAAATGCTGGAGTATTTGCTCCGGGTCAATTTCGGGCAGCcggcttcctccctggccctgtctgaaggggctgtgagagatgaggaagagggggccTGA
- the LOC118548243 gene encoding melanoma-associated antigen 10-like → MPLGQMSEFGKLEEDPDPAQGLVEAQLSGAAIPWSLSQDSSSSSSEEEPGPGPEPEVAQPLVQTTLHMKAVHLVAFLLLKYRTQQPTSQAEMLEIVGEDDQDAFPVIFGRASKCMQLVFGVDVKEVDPSDHSYILVPVLGLTWDGMQSGGQGLPKTSLLVVLLGLILLEDEHTPEEEVWEELGVMGVYAGQEHIIYGEPRELLTNVWVQEGYVEYRQVPGSDPARYEFLWGPRAHAETSKWKVTQYFLQLNLEQPASSLALSEGAVRDEEEGA, encoded by the coding sequence ATGCCCCTGGGTCAGATGAGTGAGTTCGGGAAGCTGGAGGAAGACCCAGACCCGGCCCAGGGCCTGGTGGAGGCACAGCTGTCCGGGGCAGCCATTCCCTGGAGCCTGTCTCAAGATAGCTCCAGCTCATCCAGCGAGGAGGAGCCCGGCCCCGGGCCGGAGCCGGAAGTGGCCCAGCCCCTGGTGCAAACTACCCTCCACATGAAGGCAGTCCACCTGGTGGCCTTCCTGCTCCTCAAGTATCGCACCCAGCAGCCGACCAGCCAGGCAGAGATGCTGGAGATCGTCGGCGAGGATGACCAGGACGCCTTCCCCGTGATCTTTGGCCGAGCCTCCAAGTGCATGCAGCTGGTCTTTGGCGTGGATGTGAAGGAAGTGGACCCCAGCGACCACTCCTACATCCTGGTCCCCgtcctgggcctcacctgggaTGGGATgcagagtggggggcagggcttGCCTAAGACCAGCCTCCTAGTGGTGCTCCTGGGGCTGATCCTCCTGGAGGACGAACATACCCCAGAGGAGGAGGTCTGGGAAGAGCTGGGGGTCATGGGGGTGTATGCCGGCCAGGAGCACATCATCtatggggagcccagggagctcctCACCAATGTCTGGGTGCAGGAAGGGTACGTGGAGTACCGGCAGGTGCCCGGCAGCGACCCTGCCCGCTACGAGTTcctgtggggtcccagggcccaCGCCGAAACCAGCAAGTGGAAAGTGACGCAGTATTTCCTCCAGCTCAATCTCGAGCAGCcggcttcctccctggccctgtctgaaggggctgtgagagatgaggaagagggggccTGA